The following proteins come from a genomic window of Methanocella conradii HZ254:
- a CDS encoding precorrin-8X methylmutase, producing the protein MGRESSHQEDITGNMIIEPGARTRESLEIARKSRAIARKAIGDSCVEDRIRQRCSIAVGDFAMAGLLRFVNGPVEAGLEALKACAPIYTDIRMVQAGIISAHHSKVYCALDFGLDMAVGKGITRTSAGFLSLGKRLEGSIVVIGNAPSALLSVCDMVRHGIRPGLIIGVPVGFVNAADSKALLRTLDVPSISTEGTRGGTPVAVAALNEIIIMYGEACHDKGPCDRL; encoded by the coding sequence ATGGGGAGAGAATCGTCACACCAAGAGGATATCACAGGAAATATGATTATTGAGCCTGGCGCCAGGACCAGGGAATCGCTTGAGATAGCCCGTAAAAGCCGTGCCATTGCCAGGAAGGCTATAGGGGACTCTTGCGTAGAAGACCGGATAAGGCAGAGGTGCTCCATAGCAGTAGGGGATTTCGCTATGGCAGGACTGCTCAGGTTTGTAAACGGCCCTGTGGAGGCGGGGCTGGAAGCATTAAAGGCCTGCGCCCCGATTTATACGGATATACGCATGGTACAGGCTGGCATCATCAGCGCCCATCATAGTAAAGTGTATTGTGCCCTGGACTTCGGGCTCGACATGGCGGTCGGCAAGGGCATAACCAGGACGTCGGCGGGCTTTTTGTCATTGGGCAAAAGGCTGGAAGGCTCTATCGTGGTCATCGGTAATGCGCCATCGGCGCTATTGTCGGTCTGCGATATGGTGAGGCATGGGATAAGGCCGGGGCTTATCATCGGCGTGCCCGTGGGCTTCGTGAATGCCGCAGACTCCAAGGCGCTTCTTCGTACCCTTGACGTCCCATCCATTTCTACCGAGGGGACGAGGGGAGGCACGCCCGTGGCGGTCGCAGCGCTAAATGAGATAATAATCATGTACGGTGAGGCTTGCCATGATAAGGGACCCTGTGACAGGCTTTGA
- the cbiT gene encoding precorrin-6Y C5,15-methyltransferase (decarboxylating) subunit CbiT: MRLKGGPTQDEIMAISLYKLGLRHGDAFADIGCGTGKVAVYASRTAEMVYAVDRRKEAIEHARQNAIEAGASNVRFFEGDSLDFLWGIERLDCAFVGGTKRLEETLEALSMKVSGNIVVNAVRVEALNEAILTMKRLGIFKEALHVQVSRSYDIGGGTMFRPIDPVYIIVGGK, translated from the coding sequence ATGAGGCTTAAGGGAGGCCCGACTCAGGACGAGATAATGGCCATTTCGCTATATAAGTTAGGCCTGAGGCATGGCGACGCATTCGCGGACATCGGCTGCGGGACGGGGAAAGTCGCCGTTTACGCCTCGAGGACGGCTGAGATGGTCTATGCGGTAGATAGGCGAAAGGAGGCGATAGAGCACGCAAGGCAAAACGCCATAGAAGCCGGAGCGTCCAACGTGCGCTTTTTCGAGGGCGATTCCCTCGATTTTTTATGGGGAATAGAACGCCTGGACTGCGCCTTTGTGGGCGGCACGAAGAGGCTGGAAGAGACCCTGGAAGCCCTCTCGATGAAGGTGAGCGGGAATATAGTGGTTAATGCGGTCAGGGTGGAGGCGCTCAACGAGGCCATTTTGACCATGAAACGGCTGGGGATATTCAAAGAGGCATTGCACGTGCAGGTTTCGAGGTCATATGATATAGGCGGCGGTACGATGTTTAGGCCTATCGATCCCGTGTATATAATCGTAGGGGGTAAATAA
- the cobM gene encoding precorrin-4 C(11)-methyltransferase: MKVYFVGAGPGDPGLITVRGLELIKRADVLIYAGSLVSPALVEASPAGMKLDSHGMRLEGIVEAMISGAREGKLVVRLHSGDPSLYGAIVEQIEELKRAGVEAEIVPGVSSMFAAAAALQTQLALKGVSETVIVTRPAGATLEKDDIAALSAHGATMVIFLGAEKVDDVMRRVEYPADTPAAVIYHASWPDQKVIRGTVSDIADKVKKERIDRTALIIIGGVVEGKCGGRSALYS; the protein is encoded by the coding sequence ATGAAAGTCTATTTTGTGGGGGCAGGCCCTGGCGACCCAGGCCTTATCACAGTGAGGGGGCTGGAGCTCATTAAGAGGGCTGACGTGCTCATCTATGCTGGCTCGCTGGTCAGCCCTGCGCTCGTCGAGGCTTCACCCGCTGGCATGAAGCTGGATAGCCATGGCATGAGGCTTGAAGGCATTGTAGAGGCGATGATATCAGGGGCGAGGGAAGGCAAGCTTGTGGTGAGGCTCCACAGCGGTGACCCATCGCTATACGGCGCCATCGTCGAGCAGATTGAGGAGCTTAAGAGGGCGGGCGTGGAGGCCGAGATTGTGCCCGGCGTGTCTTCCATGTTCGCGGCTGCAGCGGCCCTGCAGACGCAGCTAGCGCTCAAGGGCGTATCCGAGACGGTTATAGTGACGAGGCCCGCCGGCGCAACGCTTGAAAAGGACGATATAGCGGCCCTGTCAGCTCATGGCGCGACCATGGTGATATTTCTGGGCGCGGAAAAGGTTGATGACGTGATGAGGAGGGTCGAGTATCCCGCCGATACGCCTGCTGCGGTCATCTATCACGCCTCGTGGCCCGACCAGAAGGTCATACGGGGCACAGTATCGGACATAGCGGATAAGGTGAAAAAAGAGAGGATCGATAGGACAGCCCTGATAATCATCGGCGGCGTCGTCGAGGGAAAATGCGGGGGGAGGTCGGCGCTATACTCATGA
- a CDS encoding cobyrinate a,c-diamide synthase, producing MIIPRIVIAGTHSGCGKTTIATGLMGALAARGYAVQPFKVGPDFIDPTHHAAICGRPSRNLDPFMMGEEGVLNTFKKACAGAEVAVVEGVMGMYDGLEGADTCSTAHVARILSAPVLLVVDVKGMSRSANAMLKGYASFDPSIRIEGAIFNRLGSQNHKKMIEASLSVRALGWIPKRDDLEVKSRHLGLRMAGELKDRVRLGDVISKYVDVDAIMNVAKAAGPLPGPARDATPSNSVHKVAIGVARDAAFCFYYQDNLDLLSSVAQLIYFSPMDDKLPDVDALYFGGGYPELYAKELEASRCREKLKKAIDDGMPVYAECGGLMYLCQSLAYDKDYRMAGVLPARAEMTGRIQALGYVKAESMNGSIFPEGMAMYGHEFHYSRVTCGHDARFAFRLLRGKGIKCGRDGLFEHNAIGTYTHAYFTREFVASLISAAELYNKS from the coding sequence ATGATAATACCGCGCATAGTGATAGCAGGGACTCATAGCGGGTGCGGCAAGACCACTATAGCGACCGGCCTGATGGGGGCTTTAGCGGCCAGAGGATACGCCGTGCAGCCATTCAAGGTCGGCCCGGACTTTATAGACCCGACTCACCACGCGGCGATTTGTGGCCGCCCCTCGAGGAACCTCGACCCCTTCATGATGGGCGAGGAAGGCGTGCTCAATACCTTTAAAAAAGCGTGCGCAGGAGCCGAAGTAGCGGTCGTCGAGGGCGTCATGGGCATGTACGATGGGCTTGAAGGCGCCGATACGTGCAGCACCGCACACGTCGCCAGAATACTATCGGCGCCGGTATTGCTCGTGGTGGACGTGAAGGGCATGTCGAGGAGCGCCAACGCCATGCTCAAAGGCTACGCCTCGTTCGACCCGTCCATAAGGATAGAGGGCGCCATATTCAACAGGCTGGGCAGCCAAAACCATAAAAAAATGATTGAGGCTTCGCTTAGCGTGAGAGCGCTGGGATGGATACCAAAAAGAGACGACCTCGAGGTTAAGAGCAGGCACCTTGGCCTGAGGATGGCGGGCGAGCTCAAGGATAGGGTGCGGCTCGGCGACGTCATAAGTAAATACGTAGACGTCGATGCTATCATGAATGTCGCAAAGGCGGCCGGCCCGCTGCCCGGCCCGGCCAGGGATGCCACGCCTTCTAATAGCGTCCATAAAGTAGCCATAGGAGTGGCCAGGGACGCGGCTTTTTGCTTTTACTATCAGGATAACCTCGATCTCCTTTCTTCAGTCGCCCAGCTAATATACTTTAGCCCGATGGATGATAAGCTCCCCGACGTTGACGCCCTCTACTTTGGCGGGGGCTACCCTGAGCTTTATGCAAAAGAGCTGGAAGCGTCCAGGTGTAGAGAAAAATTGAAAAAGGCGATAGATGATGGGATGCCCGTGTACGCCGAATGTGGCGGCCTCATGTACCTCTGCCAGAGCCTGGCGTATGATAAAGACTATCGAATGGCAGGCGTCCTTCCGGCAAGGGCAGAGATGACCGGCCGGATTCAAGCGCTGGGATACGTTAAGGCGGAGTCCATGAATGGCAGCATATTTCCAGAGGGCATGGCCATGTATGGCCACGAGTTCCATTACTCCAGGGTGACGTGCGGCCACGATGCCAGGTTTGCGTTTAGGCTTTTGCGCGGTAAAGGCATTAAGTGTGGCCGTGACGGGCTTTTTGAGCACAATGCCATAGGCACGTACACTCACGCCTATTTTACCCGAGAATTCGTTGCTTCTCTAATTAGCGCTGCAGAATTGTATAACAAGTCTTGA
- a CDS encoding MBL fold metallo-hydrolase — MASITIYDGAESIGGNKIYVEDGGRGVFLDFGMNFARRNAFFDEFLSERDGRGIHDLIKLGMIPRIDVYRRDLIPSDLDELVPSFSRLRPEAVLLSHAHLDHSGNMGLLDPAIPIMASATSVAILKAMRDVGPADVTQDVAYISLRKREGNGLFLKTDRKEAYKGRQFCCPEGCRSELCDFLSDRPGSGGKNTKAFDGCGICEELSLPFEVKSYNVNHSIYGALAYVLRSDEVSIAYSGDFRIGDDAKQLPDFMREAKNASVLIIEGTRAGREGDAEVTEPMVYDTCRAAVEDTKGLIIADFSSKNFERLETFRRIAGETGRQLVVTAKDAYALYAMECADGVCRTKGLLVYDEISDKTRRKYETDTLASKCPIEYVGHRQIHDDPDRYILCFSFFDMKHLLDIWPEGGSYIYSACEAFTEEQEIDFVKLKNWLDFFKIRPHGFRFTDDGLVFEKGYHASGHASLRELAFVIDKVDPDALIPVHTENHKWFAENWGHVRPVKNGEMLTL; from the coding sequence GTGGCATCGATTACCATATATGATGGGGCAGAGTCTATAGGGGGCAATAAGATATATGTTGAGGATGGCGGTAGGGGCGTTTTCCTGGACTTCGGGATGAACTTCGCCCGTCGAAATGCCTTTTTTGATGAATTTTTAAGCGAGCGTGATGGCAGGGGCATCCACGACCTCATAAAGCTGGGCATGATACCTCGAATTGACGTTTATAGAAGGGATTTGATCCCTTCTGACCTTGATGAGCTGGTGCCTTCGTTTTCCAGGTTAAGGCCGGAAGCTGTATTGTTGAGCCATGCTCATTTGGACCATAGCGGCAACATGGGGCTGCTGGACCCCGCGATACCCATCATGGCTTCGGCCACAAGCGTCGCCATCTTGAAGGCCATGAGAGACGTAGGCCCTGCGGATGTCACACAGGACGTAGCATATATTTCCTTGAGAAAACGGGAGGGCAATGGGCTGTTTCTGAAAACCGATAGAAAGGAAGCGTATAAGGGGAGACAATTTTGCTGCCCTGAAGGATGCAGATCTGAATTATGCGACTTTTTATCAGACCGGCCCGGGAGCGGAGGGAAAAATACGAAGGCGTTCGACGGATGCGGCATATGCGAGGAGCTTAGCCTGCCGTTTGAGGTAAAAAGCTATAACGTTAATCATTCGATATATGGTGCGCTCGCCTATGTCTTAAGGTCTGATGAAGTGTCCATCGCCTATAGCGGTGATTTCAGGATCGGGGATGATGCGAAACAATTGCCTGATTTTATGAGGGAGGCTAAAAACGCGTCCGTTCTCATCATCGAAGGCACGCGGGCCGGAAGGGAGGGCGACGCCGAAGTGACCGAGCCGATGGTGTATGATACGTGCAGGGCAGCCGTTGAAGATACAAAGGGCCTTATCATCGCCGACTTTTCTTCAAAGAACTTCGAGCGACTGGAAACCTTTAGAAGGATAGCAGGCGAGACGGGACGGCAGCTCGTCGTCACTGCGAAGGACGCCTACGCATTATACGCCATGGAGTGCGCAGATGGCGTGTGTCGCACGAAAGGCTTACTTGTATATGACGAGATAAGCGACAAGACAAGGCGCAAGTATGAGACGGACACGCTTGCCAGTAAGTGTCCCATCGAGTACGTAGGCCACAGGCAGATACATGACGACCCCGACAGGTATATCCTTTGTTTCTCGTTCTTCGACATGAAGCACCTTCTAGATATATGGCCTGAGGGCGGCTCTTACATATACTCGGCATGCGAAGCGTTTACAGAGGAGCAGGAAATCGACTTCGTCAAGCTAAAGAACTGGCTGGATTTCTTTAAGATTAGGCCGCATGGGTTTAGATTTACCGATGATGGGCTGGTGTTCGAGAAGGGATACCATGCTTCGGGCCATGCCTCCTTAAGGGAGTTGGCCTTTGTCATCGATAAGGTCGACCCGGACGCCCTAATACCTGTGCATACCGAGAATCATAAATGGTTCGCAGAAAATTGGGGGCATGTCAGGCCTGTGAAAAATGGAGAAATGCTCACGCTTTAA
- the cobJ gene encoding precorrin-3B C(17)-methyltransferase, which produces MEMSQLPSPDKKGRLYIVGIGPGSVEQLTGAALKAIKASEYVIGSGTYLDMIASLLDGKRVIRSGMGREVERARESLELSRESTVAVVSGGDPGIYGMAGIVLEVAEKMGIAVNIEVIPGVTAASASAALLGSPLSGDYVSVSLSDLLTPWDVIRKRLCLAFSMGVPVVLYNPRSRGRPGRFREAMELALKARPPDTPVGIVRNAYREGEQVIVTTLEKVAVSHDDVDMHTTVIVGGEESRIWRTGYGERIVTPRGYHRKYDY; this is translated from the coding sequence ATGGAAATGTCACAATTGCCATCGCCCGATAAAAAGGGACGGCTATACATAGTAGGGATAGGCCCCGGAAGCGTCGAGCAGCTAACCGGGGCTGCCCTTAAAGCGATTAAGGCCTCTGAATATGTGATAGGGAGCGGCACGTATCTAGACATGATTGCATCACTACTGGATGGCAAGAGAGTTATCAGGAGCGGCATGGGCCGCGAGGTTGAGAGGGCCCGTGAGTCGCTTGAGCTTTCACGGGAATCAACCGTAGCCGTGGTGAGCGGCGGCGACCCGGGCATATATGGAATGGCGGGCATCGTCCTGGAGGTGGCCGAGAAGATGGGGATAGCCGTTAATATAGAGGTCATACCGGGCGTAACTGCGGCCAGCGCTTCAGCGGCGTTGCTTGGCTCCCCTCTTTCAGGCGACTACGTGTCGGTCAGCCTTTCAGACCTTCTCACGCCGTGGGATGTTATAAGAAAGCGACTATGCCTGGCTTTCTCCATGGGCGTGCCCGTCGTACTATATAACCCCAGGAGTAGGGGCAGGCCGGGCCGCTTCAGGGAGGCGATGGAGCTTGCGCTTAAGGCCAGGCCTCCTGACACGCCCGTGGGCATAGTAAGGAACGCTTATCGCGAGGGGGAGCAGGTCATCGTGACCACCCTTGAAAAGGTAGCGGTAAGCCATGATGACGTGGACATGCACACGACTGTCATAGTGGGCGGGGAAGAGTCGAGGATATGGAGGACGGGATATGGGGAGAGAATCGTCACACCAAGAGGATATCACAGGAAATATGATTATTGA
- a CDS encoding energy-coupling factor ABC transporter permease translates to MHIMEGFLPLIWVIIWFALSMPFVLYGIIEMRKLFREHPEQKMILAVAGAFIFVLSSLKLPSVTGSSSHPTGTGLSSVLFGPSITSVMATIVLVFQAVLLAHGGLTTLGANVFSMGIAGPFVGWLAFKGMRKAKAGMTPSIFVAAVLADWATYVVTSIQLALAYPGANILSSFAAFATVFAITQVPLAIGEGILIAIFFDFLASSRPRMVASILKEKAGMATPESQGAAQ, encoded by the coding sequence ATGCACATCATGGAAGGGTTCTTGCCCCTAATCTGGGTAATCATATGGTTCGCTCTCTCTATGCCATTTGTCTTATATGGCATAATAGAGATGAGAAAGCTCTTCAGGGAGCATCCCGAGCAGAAGATGATTCTGGCTGTAGCGGGCGCTTTCATATTCGTGCTATCATCGCTAAAGCTGCCATCCGTAACCGGGTCGTCGTCTCACCCGACAGGCACCGGCCTTTCATCTGTGCTGTTCGGCCCCTCAATTACTTCGGTAATGGCGACAATAGTGCTAGTCTTCCAGGCCGTGCTCCTGGCGCACGGAGGGCTTACTACTCTGGGCGCTAACGTATTCTCGATGGGAATAGCAGGGCCATTCGTGGGATGGCTCGCCTTCAAGGGAATGAGAAAGGCTAAAGCGGGCATGACGCCGAGCATATTTGTCGCCGCCGTGCTCGCAGACTGGGCGACGTATGTTGTTACATCTATACAGCTTGCCCTTGCCTACCCGGGGGCTAACATCCTATCGTCGTTCGCCGCTTTCGCCACGGTGTTCGCCATCACGCAGGTACCGCTGGCCATAGGGGAAGGCATTCTCATCGCCATATTCTTCGACTTTTTGGCATCGAGCCGCCCGAGGATGGTCGCCTCCATCCTTAAGGAAAAGGCCGGCATGGCTACGCCAGAATCGCAGGGGGCAGCACAGTGA
- a CDS encoding FmdE family protein: MHDCGTNTQREGSIPHFSEAVKFHGHTCPGLTMGYRAAEAAIKELKAGRDVDEELVAIVENDACGVDAIQVATGCTLGKGNLIFKDHGKQVYTFINRNTGDAVRVSLKASFSVEEQDPALAKLRAKVMSGKATKKEAEEFRRRMESVSNAMLAAPIEEMFEVKHVKAKIPEKARIFKSVKCKKCGEMVAEHRARVQDGGFVCIPCYKEYTRGW, from the coding sequence ATGCATGATTGTGGCACCAATACGCAAAGAGAAGGCTCTATTCCGCATTTTTCCGAAGCGGTAAAGTTCCATGGGCACACCTGCCCGGGCCTGACGATGGGCTACAGGGCAGCGGAGGCGGCCATAAAGGAGCTAAAGGCGGGCCGCGACGTCGATGAGGAGCTGGTAGCTATAGTCGAGAACGACGCCTGTGGCGTCGACGCCATACAGGTGGCCACGGGCTGCACGCTTGGCAAGGGCAACCTTATATTTAAGGATCATGGTAAGCAGGTCTATACTTTTATTAATCGGAACACGGGAGATGCGGTTCGTGTATCCTTAAAGGCCTCTTTCAGCGTCGAAGAGCAGGACCCGGCGCTGGCGAAGCTAAGGGCTAAAGTGATGTCGGGCAAGGCCACCAAAAAGGAGGCCGAGGAGTTCCGCCGGCGCATGGAGAGCGTATCGAATGCTATGCTGGCCGCTCCAATCGAAGAGATGTTCGAGGTCAAGCACGTCAAGGCGAAGATACCCGAAAAGGCCCGCATATTCAAGTCAGTGAAGTGTAAGAAGTGCGGCGAGATGGTGGCCGAGCATCGTGCCAGGGTGCAGGACGGGGGCTTCGTGTGCATACCGTGCTACAAAGAGTATACGAGAGGATGGTAA
- a CDS encoding cobalt-precorrin-7 (C(5))-methyltransferase has protein sequence MIVVGVGCGPGMLTVEAIREIGKARRVYGSRRSIELAREYIPPGCEVVEVMDYSRLGELPDDAVVLSTGDPMLTGLGRYGSRVVPGISSMQVAFARLRLPLDKASIVDAHGRPREMAISETIGELERGKIVFIVADPAFDVKGLARRMRQRGLDCTIAVCEELGYESERIEAGTATSPPEAKSRLFSVVVWREAGR, from the coding sequence ATGATCGTCGTAGGGGTTGGCTGCGGCCCGGGGATGCTCACCGTGGAGGCGATCCGCGAAATTGGCAAGGCGCGGCGCGTCTATGGCTCGAGAAGGTCAATTGAGCTGGCCAGGGAGTATATACCGCCTGGCTGTGAGGTCGTAGAGGTTATGGACTATTCCAGGCTGGGTGAACTCCCTGATGACGCAGTGGTGCTATCCACCGGCGATCCCATGCTGACAGGGCTGGGGCGTTATGGCAGCAGGGTTGTGCCCGGGATATCTTCCATGCAGGTGGCCTTTGCGCGCCTTCGCCTTCCGCTCGATAAAGCATCCATAGTAGACGCGCACGGCAGACCCCGCGAAATGGCAATTTCAGAAACGATTGGCGAGCTAGAGAGGGGAAAAATAGTTTTTATAGTTGCCGATCCAGCGTTTGACGTTAAAGGCCTTGCCAGGAGAATGAGGCAACGTGGGCTGGATTGCACGATAGCGGTGTGCGAGGAGCTGGGATATGAAAGCGAGCGTATCGAGGCTGGCACGGCTACTTCTCCTCCTGAGGCGAAATCAAGGCTGTTTTCGGTTGTAGTATGGCGAGAGGCGGGCAGATGA
- a CDS encoding energy-coupling factor ABC transporter substrate-binding protein encodes MSSVTKNKLLIYLAGVAALVLLFALPFVLNPGAGFGGADDSAGEVIESLSPGYQPWFSSLWEPPAETEAMLFALQAAIGAVIIGYFVGYVRGSSN; translated from the coding sequence GTGAGCAGCGTGACGAAAAACAAGCTTTTAATATACCTGGCAGGCGTGGCTGCCCTGGTCCTATTGTTCGCCCTGCCCTTTGTCCTGAACCCTGGTGCCGGGTTTGGCGGGGCGGATGATAGCGCTGGCGAGGTCATAGAGTCGCTATCGCCGGGCTATCAGCCATGGTTTAGCTCGCTATGGGAGCCTCCTGCCGAGACAGAAGCGATGCTGTTCGCGCTACAGGCGGCAATCGGGGCAGTAATAATAGGCTACTTTGTAGGATACGTAAGAGGCAGCTCTAATTAG
- a CDS encoding cobalt-precorrin-5B (C(1))-methyltransferase encodes MIRDPVTGFEYPEAWVDACKSPDSLECVRKGLCVLTSSGLVLRRGYSTGATAAAACKASVLSLRKAVDYVEVKIPCGLTITMAVTAKDGRASVYKYAGDYKDDATAGIEIVAQAMPEGNGVCIEAGEGIGRFTRDMPGYPAGSPAISKAALEYIMSSAREALDEVGLEGIRIGLSIPRGAEIAKKTLNSRLGIMGGISILGSTGLVEPWDDHVGESIIDRVSRHDKVVITTGRTGLRYSRLLFPDYEAILVGTRLGQALERARGTAIVCGLPALILKFIDPSVPERYGYPTVAEMAASGEFPHIVRHCLQSFKKKKPGVRVVLVDRDGKVVGDSG; translated from the coding sequence ATGATAAGGGACCCTGTGACAGGCTTTGAATACCCTGAGGCATGGGTAGATGCATGTAAGTCGCCCGACTCTCTGGAGTGCGTGAGGAAAGGGCTTTGCGTCCTCACGTCTTCCGGGCTTGTGCTGAGAAGGGGATACTCTACTGGCGCGACTGCGGCGGCCGCGTGCAAGGCATCCGTGCTATCCTTAAGGAAAGCCGTGGATTACGTTGAAGTAAAAATACCATGTGGCCTGACGATTACTATGGCAGTCACGGCAAAGGATGGAAGGGCATCAGTCTACAAATATGCGGGGGACTATAAGGATGACGCCACTGCGGGCATAGAGATAGTGGCGCAGGCCATGCCAGAAGGCAATGGCGTCTGCATTGAGGCAGGGGAGGGCATCGGCAGGTTTACAAGGGATATGCCAGGATACCCTGCAGGAAGCCCTGCAATAAGTAAGGCCGCCCTGGAATACATCATGAGCTCGGCGCGTGAAGCGCTTGATGAGGTGGGCCTGGAGGGGATCAGGATTGGGCTATCTATTCCTCGCGGGGCGGAGATCGCCAAGAAAACGCTAAACTCGCGCCTGGGCATAATGGGCGGCATATCCATCCTCGGCTCCACGGGCCTTGTCGAGCCGTGGGACGACCACGTGGGGGAGTCTATCATCGATAGGGTGAGCAGGCATGACAAAGTCGTCATAACGACGGGGAGGACGGGGCTGAGGTACTCGCGTCTGCTCTTTCCAGACTACGAGGCAATACTCGTAGGAACAAGGCTCGGGCAGGCTTTAGAGCGTGCGAGGGGCACGGCCATAGTCTGTGGCCTGCCAGCCCTTATCCTAAAGTTCATAGACCCATCCGTGCCCGAGCGGTATGGATATCCCACGGTGGCAGAGATGGCCGCCTCAGGCGAGTTCCCGCACATTGTCCGCCACTGCCTGCAGTCGTTTAAGAAGAAGAAGCCAGGCGTCAGGGTCGTTCTCGTAGACAGAGATGGAAAAGTGGTGGGAGATAGCGGATGA
- a CDS encoding cobalt-factor II C(20)-methyltransferase: MLVGLGLGPGDPELLTLRAVRLLKSADRVFVPGKLAYDLVAPYAKAEILDFPMTRDESIIKERMRENALKIAPTAKRGLAVLGILGDPNFFSTFSRLCEVMKEMYPDVESRTEPGISAITAFASAAGVSISEGFTVADGREPKSMILLKVRRPAEAVERLKREGYTGFTLVERMYMNGERVYTRDFPETGDYFSVLYARR; the protein is encoded by the coding sequence ATGCTGGTCGGGCTGGGCCTTGGGCCGGGCGACCCGGAGCTATTGACGCTTAGGGCTGTCAGGCTTTTAAAGAGCGCCGACAGGGTATTCGTGCCGGGAAAGCTCGCTTACGACCTCGTGGCCCCCTATGCGAAAGCAGAAATCCTAGACTTCCCGATGACGAGAGACGAGTCCATCATAAAAGAGCGTATGCGTGAAAATGCGCTTAAAATCGCGCCAACGGCGAAGAGAGGATTGGCGGTTTTAGGCATACTCGGCGACCCCAATTTTTTCTCCACCTTTTCGAGGCTATGCGAAGTGATGAAAGAGATGTACCCTGATGTTGAGAGCAGGACCGAGCCGGGCATCAGCGCTATAACCGCCTTCGCCTCGGCAGCGGGCGTGTCCATATCGGAAGGCTTTACCGTGGCCGATGGAAGGGAGCCGAAGTCCATGATACTGCTAAAGGTACGCAGGCCTGCCGAGGCGGTGGAAAGGCTAAAGCGGGAAGGCTACACCGGGTTCACGCTGGTCGAGAGGATGTACATGAACGGCGAGAGGGTCTATACCAGGGATTTCCCTGAGACGGGCGACTATTTTAGCGTACTGTATGCGAGGCGATGA
- the cbiG gene encoding cobalt-precorrin 5A hydrolase, whose product MRGEVGAILMTGTAVISLGRFIDNARKVADFLGADLLLYDKGAFASAFRRYRSIVAVMSAGIAVRGIAPLLSDKWADPAVVAISPDLRFAIPLVGGHHGANQLAKKLEKLGMMAAVSTATEAMGKEAVELIAERTGTEVLNRRSTRQVNAAMLNSDVPLYMVEGPGIVVAGPGVSILLKKGEYVAGIGCRKGTRKEDILDAIARCLPDAGIALSEVMAFATTDRKRHEKGLIDAIHSLGANLVFLDDETINAQPVEKPSKAIMLGLRGVAEPCALAISRRKEIIMEKKAYGNVTIAIAR is encoded by the coding sequence ATGCGGGGGGAGGTCGGCGCTATACTCATGACGGGCACCGCGGTCATCTCGCTGGGGCGTTTCATCGATAATGCCCGTAAGGTTGCCGATTTTTTAGGCGCCGACCTGCTCCTTTATGATAAGGGCGCCTTCGCGAGCGCTTTTAGGCGCTACCGAAGCATCGTGGCGGTTATGTCAGCGGGCATCGCCGTTCGCGGCATAGCCCCGCTGCTTTCCGATAAGTGGGCTGACCCCGCCGTCGTGGCAATAAGCCCCGATCTTAGGTTTGCCATCCCTCTTGTCGGGGGGCATCATGGGGCCAACCAGCTGGCGAAAAAGCTTGAGAAGCTGGGCATGATGGCGGCGGTAAGCACGGCCACAGAGGCGATGGGCAAGGAGGCAGTAGAGCTTATCGCTGAAAGGACCGGCACAGAGGTGTTGAACAGGCGCTCCACCAGACAGGTTAACGCTGCTATGCTCAACTCTGACGTCCCCCTCTATATGGTGGAGGGGCCGGGAATCGTCGTAGCAGGGCCCGGCGTCTCTATCCTTCTTAAAAAAGGCGAATACGTAGCGGGCATCGGATGCAGGAAGGGCACGAGAAAGGAAGATATCTTGGACGCCATTGCCAGATGCCTGCCGGATGCGGGCATCGCCTTGAGCGAGGTCATGGCCTTCGCCACGACTGACAGGAAGAGGCATGAGAAAGGGCTTATCGATGCCATACATTCATTGGGCGCTAACCTCGTCTTTCTGGACGACGAGACGATAAACGCCCAGCCCGTAGAAAAGCCTTCGAAGGCCATAATGCTGGGCTTGCGTGGGGTTGCCGAGCCGTGCGCCCTCGCCATATCAAGACGTAAGGAGATTATCATGGAGAAAAAAGCGTATGGAAATGTCACAATTGCCATCGCCCGATAA